One Xenopus tropicalis strain Nigerian chromosome 8, UCB_Xtro_10.0, whole genome shotgun sequence genomic window carries:
- the rps6ka5 gene encoding ribosomal protein S6 kinase alpha-5, translating into MEGPSQEGDLLTVKHELRTANLTGHTEKVGLENFELLKVLGTGAYGKVFLVRKISGHDSGKLYAMKVLKKATIIQKAKTAEHTRTERQVLEHIRQSPFLVTLHYAFQTDTKLHLILDYINGGELFTHLSQREKFTENEVLVYIGEIVLALEHLHKLGIIYRDIKLENILLDSSGHVVLTDFGLSKEFLSDENERAYSFCGTIEYMAPEIVKGGDSGHDKAVDWWSLGVLMYELLTGASPFTVDGEKNSQAEISRRILKSEPPYPQEMSEAVKDIIRCLLLKDPKKRLGCGPDGCDEIKKHPFFKSFNWDDLAAKKIPAPFKPIIKDELDVGNFAEEFTEMDPTYSPAALPMNADRIFQGYSFVAPSILFRPNAAIADPLQYHLGIERPGTTSIARSAMMKDSPFYQHYELDLKDKPLGEGSFSICRKCLHKKTNQEYAVKIVSKRMESNTQREIAAMKLCQSHPNIVKLCDVFHDQLHTFLVMELLKGGELFERIKKKKLFSETEASHIMRRLVSAVSHMHDVGVVHRDLKPENFLFTDESDNSEIKIIDFGFARLKPPDNQPLKTPCFTLHYAAPELLNENGYDESCDLWSLGVILYTMLSGQVPFQCHGKTLQCTSAEDIMKKIKQGDFSCEGEAWTNVSQEAKDLIQGLLTVDPNKRIKMSTLRYNEWLQDGSQLSSNPLMTPDILGSAGASVHTHVKATFHAFNKYKREGFRLQNVDKAPLAKRRKMKKTSTSTETRSSSSESSHSSSSHSHGKTSPAKMLQPANPSESNNPEAIFQFAD; encoded by the exons caAACTTAACAGGACACACAGAAAAAGTTGGCCTTGAAAACTTTGAACTATTGAAAGTCCTTGGAACCGGAG CATATGGCAAAGTATTTCTGGTGCGAAAAATCAGCGGCCATGACTCTGGGAAGCTTTATGCAATGAAAGTATTAAAAAAGGCAACTATCATCCAAAAAGCAAAGACGGCAGAACACACAAGAACAGAACGACAAGTGTTGGAACATATAAGGCAATCGCCTTTCCTTGTTACACTTCATTATGCTTTTCAGACAGACACAAAACTTCATCTCATTTTGG ATTATATTAATGGTGGAGAGCTCTTCACTCATTTATCCCAGAGAGAGAAGTTCACTGAAAATGAGGTGCTGGTATATATTGGTGAAATTGTTCTGGCACTTGAACATTTACATAAG CTTGGAATAATCTACCGGGATATAAAACTTGAGAACATACTTCTAGACTCCAGTGGACACGTGGTGTTAACAGATTTTGGACTTAGTAAAGAGTTTCTGTCTGATGAA aaTGAAAGGGCATATTCTTTTTGCGGGACTATAGAGTATATGGCACCAGAGATTGTCAAAGGAGGTGATTCAGGACATGACAAG GCGGTAGACTGGTGGAGTTTAGGTGTCCTAATGTATGAGTTATTGACTGGAGCATCCCCTTTTACTGTTGATGGAGAGAAAAATTCTCAGGCTGAAATTTCTAG GAGGATATTAAAAAGTGAACCCCCTTATCCTCAAGAAATGAGTGAAGCTGTGAAAGATATAATTCGGTGCCTTTTATTAAAGGATCCCAAGAAGCGATTGGGATGTGGACCAGATGGATGCGATGAAATAAAAAAGCATCCCTTCTTTAAG AGTTTTAATTGGGATGACTTGGCTGCTAAAAAAATACCTGCACCATTTAAACCCATAATTAAAGATGAATTGGATGTTGGAAATTTTGCAGAGGAATTTACAGAGATGGATCCCACATACTCCCCTGCTGCTTTGCCTATGAACGCAGACAGGATATTTCAG ggctattcttttgtagcacCTTCTATCCTGTTTAGGCCCAATGCTGCTATAGCAGATCCCTTGCAGTACCATTTGGGGATTGAACGTCCTGGCACTACATCTATAGCAAGAAGTGCAATGATGAAg GACTCTCCTTTTTATCAGCATTATGAACTGGATCTCAAAGACAAACCACTGGGTGAGGGAAGTTTTTCCATATGCCGCAAATgcttgcataaaaaaacaaaccaagaGTATGCAGTGAAAATCGTCAGCAAACG TATGGAAAGCAACACTCAGAGAGAAATTGCAGCCATGAAGCTATGTCAGAGTCACCCAAATATAGTCAAATTGTGTGATGTTTTCCACGATCAG CTTCACACATTCTTAGTAATGGAGTTACTGAAAGGAGGCGAATTGTTTGAACGCATCaagaaaaagaaattatttagTGAGACAGAAGCAAGCCATATCATGCGCAGACTTgtctcagctgtcagtcatatgcACGATGTTGGAGTAGTCCATAGAGATCTGAAACCTGAG AATTTTCTATTCACCGATGAAAGTGATAACTCTGAGATAAAAATTATAGATTTTGGGTTTGCCCGATTAAAGCCACCTGACAATCAGCCACTGAAAACGCCATGTTTTACTCTTCATTATGCTGCACCTGAACTTTTAAATGAAAACGGCTATGATGAATCATGTGATTTGTGGAGCCTGGGAGTCATTCTG TATACCATGCTGTCAGGTCAAGTGCCCTTCCAGTGTCACGGAAAGACCCTGCAATGTACAAGTGCTGAAGatataatgaagaaaataaaacaagGTGATTTCTCATGTGAGGGTGAAGCTTGGACAAATGTGTCCCAGGAGGCCAAAGACTTGATACAAG GGCTTCTCACTGTGGATCCTAATAAACGAATTAAGATGTCAACGTTAAGATACAATGAGTGGCTCCAAGATGGCAGCCAGCTTTCTTCCAACCCACTTATGACACCAGATATTCTGGGTTCAGCAGGGGCTTCTGTACACACACATGTGAAAGCTACATTTCAT GCATTTAACAAGTACAAGCGAGAAGGATTTCGTCTCCAGAATGTAGACAAAGCACCACTGGCAAAGCGCAGGAAGATGAAGAAGACAAGCACAAGTACAGAAACACGAAGCAGCTCTAGTGAGAGTTcacactcctcctcctcccactCGCATGGCAAAACTTCACCTGCAAAAATGTTGCAGCCAGCTAATCCTTCTGAGAGCAATAACCCAGAGGCCATCTTCCAGTTTGCAGACTAG